From the Micromonospora lupini genome, one window contains:
- a CDS encoding LysR family transcriptional regulator: MELRQLEYFVAVAEEQNFTRAAARLHVVQSAVSAAVKTLERELGAPLLDRNSKRVLLTDAGAALLPRARVALDAARDARDAVAEVHGGLRGTLRIGTMTSTRLLHLPALLGEFHRRHPGVLLHTSVAPAGSQGLIDALTERRLDLAFVSLPGTPPPEIHLTELARSVIDLVVPDDHPLAAREAVTLDELAGLDFIDSPVGYGNRAVTDRAFATAGLSRRVTIEIPDIATGADHVRHGLGIALLPRFAVADAEGVRTLRVADADLDWTASLATPVDRPAGAAARALIALTGDFLP; the protein is encoded by the coding sequence GTGGAACTGCGCCAACTCGAGTATTTCGTCGCCGTGGCCGAGGAACAGAACTTCACACGCGCCGCCGCTCGCCTGCACGTCGTCCAGTCCGCCGTCTCCGCAGCGGTCAAGACCCTGGAACGCGAACTGGGTGCGCCGCTGCTGGACCGCAACTCCAAACGCGTACTCCTCACCGACGCCGGCGCCGCGCTGCTGCCCCGCGCCCGCGTCGCCCTCGACGCGGCCCGCGACGCCCGCGACGCCGTGGCCGAGGTGCACGGCGGACTCCGTGGCACCCTGCGGATCGGCACGATGACGTCGACCCGGCTCCTGCACCTGCCGGCCCTGCTCGGCGAGTTCCACCGCCGGCACCCCGGGGTCCTGCTGCACACGAGCGTCGCCCCCGCCGGCTCCCAGGGGCTCATCGACGCGCTCACCGAACGCCGGCTCGACCTCGCGTTCGTCTCGCTGCCCGGCACCCCGCCGCCGGAGATCCACCTGACCGAGCTGGCCCGCTCGGTCATCGACCTCGTCGTGCCGGACGACCATCCGTTGGCCGCCCGCGAGGCGGTGACGCTCGACGAACTCGCCGGCCTGGACTTCATCGACTCCCCGGTCGGGTACGGCAACCGCGCCGTCACCGACCGGGCGTTCGCCACCGCCGGCCTGTCCCGGCGCGTCACGATCGAGATCCCCGACATCGCGACCGGCGCCGACCACGTCCGGCACGGCCTCGGCATCGCGCTGCTGCCCCGCTTCGCCGTCGCCGACGCCGAGGGCGTACGCACGCTGCGCGTCGCCGACGCCGACCTCGACTGGACGGCGTCGCTCGCCACGCCTGTGGACCGCCCGGCGGGCGCCGCCGCCCGCGCCCTCATCGCCCTGACCGGCGATTTCCTGCCCTGA
- a CDS encoding MFS transporter, protein MSSTTLSSRRPVAATARDEGSSRRHGRGFWAIALAFLTAMAFCTVPSPLYPLYMARDGFSTFMVTIVFAAYAVGVVISLLLAGHVSDWVGRKKILIPALALELVAAALFLGDASLPVLLVARLVSGLGIGMITATATAYLQELHAAHRPGASRQRFEVVSTAANIGGLGVGALVAGVLAQYVHAPLRTPYLVFAVLLTASIVAVAATPETVRERLVTPTYRPQRISADHGDRAGYVAAAAAGFASFAVFGLFTSVAPGFVAGALHLPSRALAGAVVFAVFGGAAVAQTVTNRLPAPTKVRLGLLAQAVGVPVVLVGMHTASLTAFLVGGVVAGVGAGVLFKAAVGTVAAMAAPARRGEALAGLFLIAYLGMSLPAVGIGIATRTVSTITAMTWFTGLLLVLLAGVTVLFRRSSATR, encoded by the coding sequence ATGTCGTCGACCACCCTGTCCTCCCGCCGGCCCGTCGCCGCGACCGCCCGCGACGAAGGATCCTCTCGCCGCCACGGCCGGGGCTTCTGGGCGATCGCCCTGGCGTTCCTGACCGCGATGGCGTTCTGCACCGTGCCGTCCCCGCTCTACCCGCTCTACATGGCCCGGGACGGCTTCTCCACGTTCATGGTCACGATCGTGTTCGCGGCGTACGCGGTGGGCGTCGTGATCAGCCTGCTGCTCGCCGGGCACGTCTCCGACTGGGTCGGCCGGAAGAAGATCCTCATCCCGGCGCTGGCGCTGGAGCTGGTCGCCGCCGCGCTGTTCCTGGGCGACGCGTCCCTGCCGGTGCTGCTTGTCGCCCGCCTGGTGAGCGGACTGGGCATCGGCATGATCACCGCGACCGCCACCGCGTACCTCCAGGAGCTGCACGCGGCGCACCGGCCCGGCGCGTCCCGCCAGCGCTTCGAGGTGGTCTCCACGGCCGCCAACATCGGTGGCCTCGGCGTGGGCGCGTTGGTCGCGGGCGTTCTCGCCCAGTACGTCCACGCGCCGCTGCGCACCCCGTACCTGGTGTTCGCCGTGCTGCTGACCGCCAGCATCGTGGCCGTCGCGGCGACCCCGGAGACCGTGCGGGAGCGGCTTGTCACACCCACGTACCGGCCGCAGCGGATCAGCGCCGACCACGGCGACCGGGCCGGGTACGTGGCCGCTGCCGCCGCCGGCTTCGCGTCGTTCGCCGTGTTCGGCCTGTTCACCTCCGTCGCCCCGGGCTTCGTCGCGGGCGCCCTGCACCTGCCGTCGCGGGCGCTGGCCGGCGCGGTCGTGTTCGCCGTGTTCGGCGGCGCCGCAGTGGCGCAGACCGTCACCAACAGGCTGCCCGCCCCGACGAAGGTACGACTCGGGCTGCTGGCGCAGGCGGTCGGCGTGCCCGTCGTGCTGGTGGGCATGCACACCGCCAGCCTGACCGCGTTCCTGGTCGGTGGCGTGGTCGCCGGTGTCGGCGCGGGCGTGCTGTTCAAGGCCGCCGTCGGCACGGTCGCGGCGATGGCCGCGCCCGCCCGGCGCGGGGAGGCCCTGGCCGGGCTGTTCCTCATCGCCTACCTGGGGATGAGCCTGCCGGCCGTCGGCATCGGGATCGCCACGCGAACCGTCAGCACGATCACGGCGATGACCTGGTTCACCGGGCTGCTGCTCGTCCTGCTCGCCGGCGTGACGGTGTTGTTCCGCCGCAGCTCCGCGACCCGCTGA
- a CDS encoding glyoxalase, with amino-acid sequence MTTNEDRVQPNETTVPLLPCPAPEETLAFWRALGFTVPFEQMRPYVYLVVQFSGFALHYGPAPRGLDPAKEQTGGCLVMVDAVAPYHAAFADAMRSAHGRVLVKGLPRLTRYRAGASRFSVVDPSGNTIVFIQRDEPKDLEYGGSSDLEGLARVLDNARILREFKMDDRAAYRALDSGMRRRAEDAPAVEQATALAGLIELSIALGKTDRVPEWGARLRALTLTEEERTQVRAYVADPVVLEPWWSDPPR; translated from the coding sequence CCGCTGCTGCCCTGCCCGGCGCCGGAGGAGACCCTGGCCTTCTGGCGTGCGCTCGGTTTCACGGTGCCCTTCGAGCAGATGCGGCCGTACGTGTACCTGGTCGTGCAGTTCAGCGGGTTCGCCCTGCACTACGGCCCGGCGCCGAGGGGCCTCGACCCGGCGAAGGAGCAGACCGGCGGCTGCCTGGTGATGGTCGACGCGGTTGCGCCGTACCACGCGGCGTTCGCCGACGCGATGCGCAGCGCCCACGGCAGGGTGCTGGTCAAGGGCCTGCCCCGGCTGACCCGCTACCGGGCCGGGGCGTCGCGGTTCAGCGTCGTCGACCCGTCGGGCAACACCATCGTCTTCATCCAGCGCGACGAGCCGAAGGATCTGGAGTACGGCGGGTCGTCGGACCTTGAGGGGTTGGCCCGGGTGCTCGACAACGCGCGGATCCTGCGCGAGTTCAAGATGGACGACCGGGCCGCCTACCGGGCGCTCGACTCCGGGATGCGCCGTCGTGCCGAGGACGCCCCCGCTGTCGAGCAGGCGACGGCGCTGGCCGGCCTGATCGAGCTGTCGATCGCGCTGGGCAAGACCGATCGGGTGCCCGAGTGGGGTGCCCGCCTGCGCGCGCTGACGTTGACCGAGGAGGAGCGTACGCAGGTGCGGGCCTATGTCGCGGACCCGGTGGTCCTCGAACCGTGGTGGTCCGACCCGCCGCGGTGA